The proteins below come from a single Chitinophaga pinensis DSM 2588 genomic window:
- a CDS encoding thioredoxin family protein, which produces MRLKSLLLVGSLLLSTLTFAQTTASRASNGKKVLKGKIDMQTLMNDSAFAWFYTGVNGYQPNDNMLNYIKDNRGKFNIVAVVGTWEDQSRQLLPQLYKIMILGGSPDEQVQTYGADEKMQTSAPQDYKVKKLPTFIVLREGKEIGRLNGEVGESLESDIARILLKANRKDKD; this is translated from the coding sequence ATGCGATTGAAATCATTATTACTGGTTGGCAGTCTGTTACTGTCAACATTGACATTTGCACAAACCACAGCAAGCAGAGCATCCAACGGTAAAAAGGTATTAAAAGGTAAAATAGACATGCAGACCCTGATGAATGACAGCGCATTTGCCTGGTTTTATACCGGTGTAAATGGTTATCAGCCAAATGATAACATGCTGAACTATATCAAGGACAATCGCGGTAAATTCAATATAGTGGCGGTTGTAGGCACCTGGGAAGACCAGAGCCGCCAGCTGTTGCCTCAGTTATATAAAATCATGATCTTGGGTGGTAGTCCTGATGAACAGGTGCAGACCTATGGCGCTGATGAAAAAATGCAGACCAGTGCACCACAGGACTATAAAGTAAAGAAACTCCCTACTTTTATCGTGCTGCGTGAGGGTAAAGAGATCGGCCGCCTGAATGGAGAAGTAGGAGAATCCCTGGAAAGCGATATCGCAAGAATACTGCTGAAAGCTAACAGAAAAGATAAAGACTGA
- a CDS encoding M23 family metallopeptidase, which translates to MKKVKYFYNTQTLKYEKLVVSLRVKLLRILGFVSAAIVTGFIFLSVSYRVLDSPKEKRLRRELEVMNEKYEAMEDRMNEVKSQLGELEHRDNEIYRVIFEASPIPDSTRAGSAEKEEELIQLQSFSSSEIIASTGALLQELLHRISIQAKSYEKIDDLVKNKQKMLASIPAIQPVANKDLKRIASGFGYRIDPIYKTVKYHSGLDFAAPAGTPIYATGDGVVEDASLSDVGYGNHVTINHGYGYKTLYGHMLKMKVSTGMTVKRGDVVGWVGSTGKSTGPHCHYEVVKNGEKVDPVYFFFNDLSPEEFDRMLKIARSGNQSFD; encoded by the coding sequence ATGAAGAAGGTTAAATACTTTTATAATACACAAACGCTCAAATATGAAAAACTCGTAGTGTCCCTGCGGGTGAAACTGTTGAGGATACTGGGATTTGTTTCTGCTGCCATTGTAACGGGATTCATCTTCCTGTCCGTATCCTACCGTGTACTGGATTCTCCAAAAGAGAAACGGTTACGCCGTGAGCTGGAGGTAATGAATGAAAAGTATGAGGCCATGGAAGACCGTATGAACGAGGTGAAATCCCAGCTGGGAGAACTGGAACATCGTGATAACGAGATCTACCGGGTTATTTTTGAGGCATCTCCTATCCCGGATAGTACTCGTGCCGGCAGTGCAGAGAAAGAAGAAGAGCTGATCCAGTTACAGTCTTTCTCCAGCAGCGAGATTATCGCCAGCACAGGCGCTTTGCTCCAGGAACTGTTACACCGTATCTCCATCCAGGCTAAATCTTACGAAAAGATCGATGACCTGGTGAAAAATAAACAGAAAATGCTGGCCTCTATCCCTGCTATTCAGCCGGTGGCCAACAAAGACCTGAAACGTATTGCTTCCGGGTTCGGTTATCGTATTGACCCTATTTACAAAACAGTAAAGTATCACTCCGGACTTGACTTCGCCGCTCCGGCAGGTACGCCTATCTATGCGACGGGCGACGGGGTGGTAGAAGACGCCAGCCTCAGCGACGTGGGTTATGGTAACCACGTTACAATCAATCACGGCTATGGTTATAAGACACTGTACGGGCACATGCTGAAAATGAAAGTGAGTACAGGTATGACCGTAAAACGTGGTGATGTGGTAGGCTGGGTAGGTAGTACAGGTAAATCGACAGGACCGCACTGCCACTACGAGGTAGTGAAAAATGGAGAGAAAGTTGACCCGGTATACTTCTTCTTTAATGATCTGTCTCCCGAAGAGTTTGACCGTATGCTGAAGATTGCCCGATCAGGCAACCAGTCATTCGACTAA
- a CDS encoding amidohydrolase family protein encodes MSEQLKFKGTALFNGRQLLPGSMVLVLTDGGIVQDIVHESEAGEGVRELNGILSPGFVNTHCHLELSHMGGIIPEGTGLPAFLTSVMEKRGQQDTSAQVLAMEKAATAMWKSGVSAVGDICNSTASLALKKDSPVYYHSFVESMGFVPGFAQQRYDYSLGILEQFKEINGPGHSSSIVPHAPYSVSEALFSLLSATPDNTPVSIHNQECEAENTLYQDKSGAFLDFYQHFNMDASAFRASGTNSLPAWLPWFKHLPVILVHNTYTTEKDIAFTREQAPNAYWCLCPQANLYIEKRMPDVPLLRSQGCTITLGTDSLASNHELSIWQEIQTIRKYYSNIALEEILQWATLNGAMALGIDGKYGSFEKGRQPGVILIDEQESRRIL; translated from the coding sequence ATGTCTGAACAGCTGAAATTTAAGGGAACGGCATTATTTAACGGGCGGCAGTTATTGCCCGGGAGTATGGTACTGGTATTGACAGACGGTGGAATCGTGCAAGACATCGTACACGAGAGCGAAGCAGGGGAGGGTGTCAGGGAACTCAACGGCATCCTGAGCCCGGGTTTTGTGAATACGCACTGTCACCTGGAATTGTCCCATATGGGGGGAATCATCCCGGAAGGAACCGGTTTACCCGCCTTTCTGACCAGTGTAATGGAGAAAAGAGGGCAGCAGGATACCTCCGCCCAGGTATTGGCCATGGAAAAGGCAGCCACCGCCATGTGGAAAAGTGGCGTCTCTGCCGTAGGCGATATCTGTAATAGTACCGCCTCCCTGGCACTGAAGAAAGACAGCCCTGTATATTATCACTCCTTTGTAGAAAGTATGGGTTTTGTACCCGGTTTTGCCCAACAACGCTATGACTACAGCCTGGGCATACTGGAGCAGTTTAAGGAGATCAATGGCCCGGGGCATTCTTCTTCCATCGTTCCACACGCACCTTATTCGGTGAGCGAGGCCTTGTTTTCTTTGCTTTCGGCTACGCCGGATAATACCCCTGTCAGCATTCATAACCAGGAATGTGAGGCCGAAAACACCCTTTACCAGGATAAGTCGGGCGCTTTCCTCGACTTCTACCAGCACTTTAATATGGATGCTTCCGCATTCAGAGCCAGTGGCACGAATAGTTTACCGGCATGGCTCCCCTGGTTTAAACACCTGCCGGTCATCCTGGTACATAATACATATACCACCGAAAAAGATATCGCCTTTACCAGGGAACAGGCGCCGAATGCATACTGGTGTCTCTGTCCGCAGGCCAATCTGTATATTGAAAAACGGATGCCCGATGTCCCCCTCCTGCGTAGTCAGGGTTGTACGATCACCCTTGGTACAGATAGTCTGGCGTCCAATCATGAGCTATCCATCTGGCAGGAAATCCAGACCATCCGTAAGTATTACTCAAATATTGCACTGGAGGAAATATTGCAATGGGCAACCCTGAACGGAGCAATGGCACTGGGGATTGACGGGAAATATGGCAGCTTTGAGAAAGGCCGGCAGCCGGGCGTAATACTAATAGATGAACAGGAAAGCCGCAGGATTCTATAA
- a CDS encoding mechanosensitive ion channel family protein yields MNSLLDQVILGNPIQNYFILAIILLFVSMIKRYLSRGVATLLYREVRRWAPEIGQHEFSHLLLVPLEYFLLLITFMLTIDHLNFPPELNVTVYNGFTVKMVLHTLMELALTISIIWIILRVIDFVSLMISKSADLSHDITDNQFIVFFRDFFKAIVFIFGAIAFIRILFGAVLVNKIIAGLGIGAAALALAAKESIENLICSFIIFFDKPFRVGDAVKVDSFQGNVEKIGLRSTRIRTLEKTFVTVPNKKMVDSVLDNLSLRTHQRAVMRLEIAGDTPADNILQVLNDIRQLLISNERVQEGFVLNLNEFTKDTYVIQLIYLTQVIEGVPYNGLRNEINLAIISIMERRNVKLSSTKVEIHEK; encoded by the coding sequence ATGAACAGTCTCTTAGACCAGGTAATACTTGGCAACCCTATCCAGAATTATTTTATACTGGCAATTATATTGCTGTTTGTTTCCATGATCAAACGCTACCTCTCCAGGGGAGTAGCAACCCTGTTATACCGTGAGGTAAGACGTTGGGCGCCGGAGATCGGGCAACATGAATTTTCCCATCTGCTGCTGGTGCCACTGGAGTATTTCCTCCTGCTGATCACCTTCATGCTGACGATAGATCACCTGAACTTCCCGCCGGAACTGAATGTAACCGTCTACAATGGTTTTACCGTGAAGATGGTGCTGCATACACTCATGGAACTGGCACTGACCATCTCTATCATATGGATCATCCTGCGTGTGATTGACTTCGTATCACTCATGATCAGCAAAAGCGCCGATCTTTCGCATGATATCACTGACAATCAGTTCATCGTATTTTTCCGGGACTTCTTCAAAGCGATCGTATTCATCTTTGGCGCCATTGCCTTTATCCGTATCTTATTCGGAGCGGTACTGGTGAACAAGATCATCGCCGGTCTTGGTATCGGTGCGGCGGCCCTTGCACTCGCTGCGAAAGAAAGCATTGAAAACCTGATTTGTTCCTTCATCATCTTCTTTGATAAGCCTTTCCGGGTGGGAGATGCAGTAAAAGTGGATTCCTTCCAGGGTAACGTAGAAAAGATCGGCTTGCGCAGTACGCGTATCCGTACACTGGAAAAGACCTTTGTAACGGTTCCTAACAAGAAAATGGTGGACAGTGTACTGGATAACCTTTCACTGCGCACCCACCAGCGTGCCGTTATGCGCCTTGAAATAGCAGGAGATACACCCGCTGACAACATCCTGCAGGTATTAAACGATATCAGACAATTATTGATTTCAAATGAGCGGGTACAGGAGGGGTTCGTACTCAACCTGAATGAGTTTACGAAAGATACTTATGTTATTCAGCTGATCTATCTGACACAGGTGATTGAAGGCGTACCATATAACGGACTGCGTAATGAGATCAACCTGGCGATCATCAGTATTATGGAGAGAAGAAATGTGAAGCTGAGCAGCACGAAAGTAGAGATACACGAGAAATAA
- a CDS encoding peptidylprolyl isomerase, with amino-acid sequence MKKHLLLLFLLFSVGTAMAKNRKVKVITPYGTMIIKLYDQTPLHRDNFIKLVKAHFYDSTLFHRVINTFMIQGGDPESKHAQAGAQLGNGDVGYTVPAEFQLDLFHAKGALAAARDDNPAKASSGCQFYIVQGKKWTDEQLDNLEKNRLGGRKIPVDQREYYKQYGGTPQLDQSYTVFGQVVKGLDVIDKIATLKTDANNRPATDVPMKIRLIHKFLFF; translated from the coding sequence ATGAAAAAACATTTACTACTACTATTCTTGTTATTCTCAGTCGGCACAGCCATGGCAAAAAACCGGAAAGTAAAAGTGATTACACCCTATGGCACCATGATCATCAAACTGTATGATCAGACCCCATTGCATAGAGACAACTTCATCAAACTGGTAAAGGCTCACTTTTACGATAGTACCCTTTTTCACCGGGTCATCAATACCTTCATGATACAAGGTGGAGACCCTGAATCCAAACATGCACAAGCTGGTGCGCAATTGGGTAACGGTGACGTGGGTTATACCGTTCCGGCCGAGTTCCAGCTGGACCTGTTTCATGCGAAAGGCGCACTGGCAGCTGCGCGTGACGACAATCCGGCTAAAGCCAGTTCCGGTTGTCAGTTTTACATTGTACAGGGAAAGAAATGGACAGACGAACAACTTGACAATCTCGAAAAAAACCGCCTTGGCGGCCGAAAGATACCTGTCGATCAAAGGGAATACTATAAGCAATATGGCGGTACGCCACAACTGGACCAGAGCTACACTGTTTTCGGACAGGTAGTGAAAGGACTGGATGTGATCGATAAGATCGCTACCCTCAAAACGGACGCGAATAATCGTCCGGCAACAGATGTTCCCATGAAGATAAGGCTGATACACAAGTTCCTTTTCTTCTAG
- a CDS encoding VanZ family protein, whose amino-acid sequence MRLFRYYLPATVWILLVLYLCTLPGDDLPSNPFFEKIHLDKIVHIGLFGGTVFFLCLGVYLQKRIISKFTLTIIAISAAFYGLAIEYIQKYFAVHRSFDMSDVAADIVGAVTGIIAFNLVRKWWLK is encoded by the coding sequence ATGAGACTTTTCCGATATTACCTGCCAGCAACAGTCTGGATATTACTGGTACTGTATCTGTGTACGCTTCCGGGAGACGATCTGCCGTCCAATCCCTTCTTTGAGAAGATTCATCTGGACAAGATAGTACACATCGGATTATTTGGAGGAACTGTATTCTTCCTGTGTCTTGGCGTATACCTGCAAAAGAGAATCATATCGAAATTCACGCTGACGATTATCGCCATTTCAGCGGCATTTTATGGCCTCGCAATTGAATATATTCAGAAATATTTCGCTGTTCACCGCAGCTTTGATATGAGCGATGTCGCTGCTGACATAGTAGGCGCCGTCACAGGTATCATTGCTTTTAACCTGGTAAGGAAATGGTGGCTCAAGTAG
- the prfA gene encoding peptide chain release factor 1: MIDKLYAIKGRFEQVSLALTNPEIVSDNKQFSKLSKEYRQLEKIVKVYDAYMKTLDNIAFNKEVLESGDEEMRELAKEETEALQLLKDEQEADIRNLLIPKDPQDEKNAMLEIRGGTGGDEASLFAGDLLRMYLRYCETKGWSTSIMNETPGAAGGYKEVVVEVTGDDVYGTLKFESGVHRVQRVPATETQGRVHTSAATVAILPEAEEVDVEIRDADIKMDTFRSSGAGGQHVNKTESAVRLTHIPSGVVVECQEGRSQHSNRDIAMKMLRSRIYEAAVRKHEEAIASQRKSLVSTGDRSAKIRTYNYPQGRVTDHRIGMTMYNLDAFMNGDIQEMVQALQFAENAEKMKMGS, translated from the coding sequence ATGATAGATAAACTTTATGCGATTAAAGGCCGTTTTGAGCAGGTATCGCTGGCATTAACGAATCCTGAAATTGTTAGTGACAATAAGCAGTTCAGCAAGCTGAGTAAGGAATACCGTCAGCTGGAAAAGATCGTAAAGGTATACGATGCCTATATGAAGACGCTGGACAATATCGCCTTTAATAAAGAAGTCCTTGAGAGCGGAGATGAGGAAATGAGGGAGCTTGCCAAGGAGGAAACAGAAGCGCTGCAGCTGTTGAAAGACGAGCAGGAGGCTGATATCCGCAACCTGTTGATCCCGAAAGATCCGCAGGATGAGAAAAACGCGATGCTGGAGATCCGTGGTGGCACCGGTGGCGACGAGGCGAGCCTTTTTGCCGGCGACCTGCTGCGTATGTACCTGCGTTATTGCGAAACCAAAGGCTGGAGTACATCCATTATGAATGAGACGCCTGGCGCCGCTGGGGGATATAAAGAGGTTGTCGTGGAAGTAACCGGCGACGATGTATATGGTACCCTGAAGTTTGAGTCAGGCGTACACCGTGTACAGCGCGTACCGGCGACTGAAACTCAGGGGCGTGTACACACCTCTGCTGCAACAGTAGCTATCCTGCCGGAAGCGGAAGAGGTAGACGTCGAGATCAGAGACGCAGATATTAAAATGGATACCTTCCGTTCATCCGGTGCGGGTGGTCAGCACGTAAACAAGACTGAGTCTGCCGTACGTCTGACGCACATCCCATCCGGCGTAGTGGTAGAGTGTCAGGAAGGACGTAGTCAGCACTCCAACAGGGATATCGCGATGAAGATGCTGCGTAGCCGTATTTATGAGGCGGCAGTGCGTAAGCATGAAGAGGCGATTGCTTCACAGCGAAAGAGCCTTGTATCTACCGGTGACCGTTCTGCCAAGATCAGAACTTACAACTATCCACAGGGGCGTGTAACTGATCATCGTATAGGTATGACTATGTACAATCTGGATGCATTTATGAACGGAGATATCCAGGAAATGGTACAGGCATTACAGTTCGCAGAGAACGCGGAGAAAATGAAGATGGGCAGTTAA
- the gcvH gene encoding glycine cleavage system protein GcvH, with translation MNFPSELRYTKDHEWVLLEGNTATIGITEFAQRELGDIVFVDIPTVGKALEAEEVFGTVEAVKTVSDLFLPVAGTINEVNEELEGSPELVNQEPYGDGWMVKMTVKNPADVDGLLTAEAYASLVAE, from the coding sequence ATGAATTTTCCATCAGAGCTGCGTTACACAAAAGACCATGAATGGGTATTACTTGAAGGTAATACAGCAACTATCGGAATCACTGAATTCGCACAACGCGAATTAGGCGATATCGTATTTGTAGACATTCCTACCGTAGGTAAAGCCCTTGAAGCCGAAGAAGTTTTCGGTACAGTAGAAGCTGTGAAAACCGTTTCTGACCTGTTCCTGCCGGTTGCAGGTACCATCAATGAAGTTAATGAAGAACTGGAAGGTTCTCCTGAACTGGTTAACCAGGAACCATACGGAGATGGCTGGATGGTAAAAATGACTGTTAAGAACCCGGCTGACGTAGATGGTCTGCTTACTGCAGAAGCTTATGCGTCTCTGGTTGCTGAATAA
- a CDS encoding cation diffusion facilitator family transporter: MAANNKTIFTALAANLLIAVIKFISGAATSSSAMISEGVHSLVDTTNQLLLLFGIRRSKRSPDERRPFGYGKEIYFWSFIVSILIFGIGGCISFYQGVIHIQHPPPLEDPTWNYIVLAFSFVFEGTSLVVAIRAFDKVRGNLSWWTAIHRSKDPASFIVLFEDGAAVIGLSVVALMVYLGHHYNNPFLDGVASLIVGIILSIVSVLLARESRSLLMGEGIAPATQQHIKGLVESDPAIVKVQHIFSTYQSPEDVMLLLMVTFRDDLGTEDINEAIIRIRKEIMAAYPPIHFIIVQPEPQQQAT; the protein is encoded by the coding sequence ATGGCCGCGAATAATAAAACCATTTTTACAGCGCTGGCAGCCAATCTGCTGATTGCTGTCATCAAGTTTATTTCCGGTGCGGCAACCAGTAGTTCCGCCATGATATCAGAAGGGGTGCATTCCCTGGTGGATACGACCAATCAGTTATTATTACTGTTTGGCATCAGGCGTAGTAAACGCTCTCCTGATGAAAGACGGCCTTTTGGTTATGGCAAGGAGATCTATTTCTGGTCGTTTATTGTATCTATACTCATCTTTGGTATAGGAGGCTGTATTTCCTTTTATCAGGGTGTGATTCATATTCAGCACCCTCCTCCCCTTGAAGATCCTACCTGGAATTATATCGTACTGGCGTTTTCATTTGTATTTGAAGGAACTTCCCTGGTTGTTGCTATCAGGGCATTTGATAAGGTACGGGGTAATTTATCCTGGTGGACGGCGATCCACCGTAGTAAAGACCCGGCAAGTTTTATTGTGTTGTTTGAAGATGGCGCTGCGGTGATCGGACTTTCAGTTGTTGCGTTAATGGTATATCTGGGGCATCATTACAACAATCCGTTCCTGGATGGAGTTGCTTCCTTGATTGTGGGCATCATTCTCAGTATTGTGTCGGTACTGCTGGCGAGAGAAAGTCGTAGTCTGCTGATGGGAGAAGGTATTGCGCCTGCTACGCAGCAGCACATAAAGGGGCTGGTAGAGAGTGATCCGGCAATAGTGAAGGTACAACATATCTTTTCTACCTATCAATCGCCGGAGGACGTTATGTTATTACTGATGGTGACTTTCAGAGACGACCTGGGAACGGAAGATATCAACGAAGCCATCATACGTATCAGGAAAGAAATTATGGCGGCTTATCCGCCTATACACTTCATTATCGTACAGCCGGAGCCACAGCAGCAGGCTACTTGA
- a CDS encoding OmpA family protein, whose product MKRINPIVAILLSAITLFACNTVKQMDNTQKGAAIGVAGGAATGAIIGKAAGNTALGAIIGAAVGGGAGVLIGKKMDKQAQEIKTEVPNATVERVGEGINVTFASGVLFGFDKSDLTGQAQQNIKDLATILNKYPDTYVRVEGHTDTTGTDSYNMGLSERRANAVATYLKSQGVAASRVQTFWYGARQPVVPNNSDANKAKNRRVEFSIFANEKMKSDAQKESGK is encoded by the coding sequence ATGAAAAGGATAAATCCTATTGTAGCTATTCTCTTGTCTGCGATCACCTTATTCGCTTGTAACACAGTGAAACAAATGGATAACACTCAAAAAGGCGCTGCTATCGGTGTGGCTGGTGGTGCTGCAACTGGTGCAATTATCGGTAAAGCTGCTGGTAATACTGCATTAGGTGCGATCATTGGTGCTGCCGTAGGTGGTGGTGCTGGTGTGCTGATCGGTAAAAAAATGGATAAACAGGCGCAGGAAATCAAAACTGAAGTTCCAAATGCAACTGTTGAGCGTGTAGGTGAAGGTATTAATGTAACCTTTGCTTCAGGGGTACTGTTTGGTTTTGATAAATCAGACCTGACCGGACAAGCACAGCAGAACATTAAAGACCTGGCTACTATTCTGAACAAATATCCTGATACTTACGTTCGTGTAGAAGGTCATACTGATACTACAGGTACAGATTCTTATAACATGGGTCTTTCTGAAAGACGTGCAAATGCTGTAGCTACTTACCTGAAATCTCAGGGTGTTGCTGCCAGCCGTGTACAGACTTTCTGGTATGGTGCAAGACAGCCGGTTGTTCCTAACAACTCTGATGCTAACAAAGCTAAAAACCGTCGTGTTGAATTCTCCATCTTCGCGAATGAGAAGATGAAATCTGACGCACAGAAAGAATCAGGTAAATAA
- a CDS encoding MerR family transcriptional regulator, translating to MMQQLDLFSSPDPKPQVQVPEQVQEPVVVIKPAPAPPPPPRPQPEVEIPVKIQVQMPSDNLPPVPFIGKGTSVTATQPPQKKRGRKSLKEVADDPDLMRALDAIPLDKQYYSISEVATMFRVNTSLIRYWENEFDILQPKKNRKGDRLFRQEDIQHLKLIYHLLRERKYTIEGAKQKLKEDRKLAARSFEMVQALLKVRGFLTELKEQL from the coding sequence ATGATGCAACAACTGGACCTTTTTTCTTCACCAGATCCAAAGCCGCAAGTGCAAGTGCCAGAACAGGTACAGGAACCCGTCGTTGTCATAAAGCCGGCCCCCGCGCCGCCACCACCACCAAGGCCGCAGCCGGAGGTGGAAATTCCCGTGAAGATACAGGTACAGATGCCATCAGACAATTTGCCACCCGTGCCATTTATTGGTAAAGGGACGTCTGTTACGGCAACACAACCTCCACAGAAAAAACGTGGCAGGAAATCATTAAAAGAAGTGGCAGATGACCCGGACCTGATGAGAGCATTAGATGCAATCCCCCTGGATAAGCAATATTACTCAATCAGTGAAGTGGCCACGATGTTTCGCGTAAATACCTCATTGATCCGCTACTGGGAGAATGAGTTTGATATATTACAGCCTAAAAAGAACCGAAAAGGCGACCGTTTATTCCGCCAGGAAGACATTCAGCACCTGAAACTTATCTATCATTTACTAAGAGAACGGAAATATACTATCGAAGGTGCTAAACAAAAATTGAAAGAAGACCGTAAACTGGCAGCCCGCAGTTTCGAAATGGTACAAGCTTTGCTAAAGGTAAGAGGTTTTCTGACCGAACTGAAGGAACAATTATAA